The Spirosoma radiotolerans genome has a window encoding:
- a CDS encoding ABC transporter permease, translated as MLRNYIKIAWRNIAKSKAFSLINVLGLALGMTCSLLIMLWVQDERSIDQFHTNGPRIYQVMENQQWTGNDISTTSATPGPMASALTAEIPEVERSVKITWQEEHLLTVGDKAYKEKGRYSSPDLFQIFSFPLVHGESKTALTGPTAIVISEKVAQKLFGRTDVLGRMVRVDNKEDHQVTGVVRDIPATSSLKFDFVLPEAPYEKENKWLEKWENNGIRTYALLHQNADVKTVNAKILNMVRQHDKNVTTITTFLFPYEKAYLQSKFTNGQPDGGRIEYVRLFTIVAIFLLIIACINFMNLATARSAKRAKEVGIRKVVGAERSYLVGQFVGEAMLTALFSLLIAIVLVPILLSPFNTLTEKQIEIQYANPLYWLTLLGLALVTGIVSGSYPALFLSSLQPVKVLKGTLRFNSGAVLFRQGLVVFQFALSLLLIIGTLIAGRQVDYIRTKNLGLDRENVVYMTLEGDLPKRFEPFRQELLQAPGIQSVSSAGNDPMEIGSSTIGVEWTGKPQNDKTLFTQMAISYDFVKTMKIKLLEGREFAKGTITDSTNYIVNEEAARRMGMKNPVGQNLKFWGKSGKIVGLIRNFHLNSLRVAIEPLILRLDSVNNTLLVRTHPGQTEQALKSMERLAKQFNPAYPFAYRFADESFKEQYKSETLIGTLANSFAFIAIFIACLGLFGLAMFTAEQRTKEIGVRKVLGASVTSIVALLSKDFLKLVLIAILIATPLAWWTMYQWLQDFAYRIDIEWWMFALAGLLAVGIAQLTVSFQSIKAALMNPVKSLRSAE; from the coding sequence ATGCTTCGGAATTACATCAAAATTGCCTGGCGCAACATTGCCAAGAGTAAAGCTTTTTCGCTCATCAACGTGCTGGGTCTGGCACTGGGCATGACCTGTAGCCTGCTCATCATGCTCTGGGTGCAGGATGAACGCAGCATCGACCAGTTCCACACCAATGGTCCGCGCATTTATCAGGTGATGGAAAATCAGCAATGGACCGGCAACGACATCAGTACTACCTCAGCCACACCCGGCCCAATGGCCAGCGCCCTGACGGCCGAAATTCCGGAGGTAGAACGGTCCGTCAAGATTACCTGGCAGGAAGAACACCTGCTGACGGTAGGCGACAAAGCGTACAAAGAAAAGGGCCGCTATTCATCCCCCGATCTATTCCAGATCTTCTCGTTCCCATTGGTTCATGGTGAGTCGAAAACGGCGCTTACGGGTCCAACGGCCATCGTTATTTCGGAGAAAGTAGCCCAAAAGCTTTTTGGCCGGACCGATGTGCTGGGCCGGATGGTTCGCGTCGACAATAAAGAAGATCATCAGGTTACGGGCGTTGTTCGGGACATTCCGGCCACCTCATCGCTTAAGTTCGACTTCGTTTTGCCCGAAGCCCCCTACGAGAAGGAGAACAAATGGCTCGAAAAATGGGAAAACAACGGCATCAGGACGTATGCCCTGCTACACCAGAATGCCGACGTGAAGACGGTCAATGCCAAAATTTTGAACATGGTGCGGCAGCATGACAAAAACGTAACAACCATCACCACCTTCCTTTTTCCGTATGAGAAGGCCTACTTACAGTCGAAATTCACGAATGGCCAGCCAGACGGCGGCCGTATCGAATACGTGCGACTATTCACTATCGTGGCTATTTTTCTCCTGATTATTGCCTGCATCAACTTCATGAACCTGGCCACAGCCCGCTCCGCAAAACGGGCAAAGGAAGTAGGGATACGGAAAGTTGTGGGTGCCGAACGGTCGTACCTTGTGGGGCAGTTCGTAGGCGAAGCCATGCTGACCGCCCTGTTTTCACTACTCATTGCCATTGTTCTGGTACCTATTCTCCTCTCGCCCTTTAATACGCTGACGGAGAAACAAATAGAGATCCAATACGCCAATCCCTTATACTGGCTGACGTTGTTAGGACTGGCCCTGGTAACGGGGATTGTCTCGGGTAGCTACCCGGCCCTGTTCCTGTCATCGCTTCAACCGGTGAAAGTCCTTAAAGGGACCCTCCGGTTCAACTCAGGAGCGGTGTTATTTCGGCAGGGGTTGGTCGTATTTCAATTTGCTTTATCCCTGCTATTGATTATCGGCACGCTGATCGCTGGTCGGCAGGTGGATTATATTCGCACCAAGAACCTCGGCCTCGACCGCGAAAATGTGGTGTATATGACGCTGGAAGGCGATCTCCCGAAACGATTCGAGCCCTTCCGCCAGGAATTGTTGCAAGCGCCCGGTATTCAGTCTGTTTCTTCGGCGGGCAACGACCCGATGGAAATTGGCAGTTCGACCATTGGTGTCGAATGGACCGGCAAGCCCCAGAATGACAAGACGCTTTTCACCCAAATGGCGATCAGCTACGACTTTGTCAAAACGATGAAAATCAAGCTTCTCGAGGGCCGGGAGTTCGCCAAAGGCACCATTACCGATAGCACAAACTACATCGTTAACGAAGAAGCGGCCCGACGCATGGGCATGAAAAATCCGGTAGGCCAGAATTTAAAATTCTGGGGTAAGTCGGGCAAGATTGTAGGCTTGATCAGAAACTTCCACCTGAACTCCTTACGCGTTGCCATCGAGCCGCTTATTCTTCGCCTGGATTCGGTGAACAACACGCTGCTGGTTCGCACCCACCCCGGCCAGACAGAACAGGCCCTCAAAAGCATGGAGCGGCTCGCCAAACAATTTAACCCGGCTTATCCATTTGCCTATCGCTTTGCCGATGAGAGCTTTAAGGAGCAGTACAAGAGCGAGACGCTGATTGGCACACTGGCTAATTCATTCGCTTTCATTGCCATTTTCATTGCGTGCCTGGGCTTGTTTGGCCTGGCCATGTTTACTGCCGAGCAGCGGACCAAAGAAATCGGAGTTCGGAAGGTGCTGGGCGCATCGGTCACCAGTATTGTCGCCCTGCTCTCCAAAGACTTTCTGAAGCTGGTTCTGATTGCCATTCTTATTGCGACTCCCCTCGCGTGGTGGACCATGTATCAATGGCTACAGGATTTCGCCTACCGAATCGACATCGAATGGTGGATGTTTGCGCTGGCGGGTTTGCTGGCGGTGGGTATAGCGCAGCTAACGGTGAGTTTCCAGAGCATCAAAGCCGCCCTGATGAACCCGGTAAAAAGCCTGCGAAGTGCCGAATGA
- a CDS encoding PadR family transcriptional regulator yields MKGTYLGEFEEIVLLAVAIQSGDAYGAAVVSEIEQQMNRPVNLGAVHSALNRLQEKGLVKSEMGGVTSERGGRRKRLYSVTAYGRRALEEIRQVRNQMWDAIPRTAWS; encoded by the coding sequence ATGAAAGGAACGTACTTAGGCGAATTTGAAGAGATCGTTTTACTGGCAGTCGCTATTCAGTCGGGCGATGCGTATGGGGCAGCGGTCGTCTCCGAGATCGAGCAACAAATGAATCGGCCGGTCAATCTGGGGGCTGTCCACTCGGCCCTGAACCGACTTCAGGAAAAAGGGCTGGTCAAGTCGGAGATGGGGGGTGTAACATCGGAGCGGGGTGGTCGGCGGAAACGGCTTTACTCGGTGACCGCTTACGGCCGACGGGCGCTGGAAGAGATTCGGCAGGTGCGTAATCAAATGTGGGATGCCATTCCCCGAACGGCCTGGTCATGA